From a region of the Opitutales bacterium genome:
- a CDS encoding DeoR/GlpR transcriptional regulator encodes MRVAQHVIDQRRSEISKWLSDAHFGSLSDLCKQFGISEATARRDLQLLQNSGEIRRTHGGALGEYDRNVVSFQQRMQSHSECKDRVAKRAVSLVADGMTLYLDIGNTLFRAARYILERSFEQITIITNNLPAAQQLSDHPGIRLILTGGEFLSRQSTLLGEYTVNFVKQFPFDLSLMSAEGMTTNSVWNSSKEIVDFQQAVMHASHRSALCIDSSKLSVTTLYESAKVEMFAHIVTDAKAADLKKKNILIGQDRLIEA; translated from the coding sequence ATGAGGGTTGCCCAGCATGTAATTGATCAACGTCGCAGCGAAATTTCCAAGTGGTTGAGCGATGCGCATTTCGGCTCTCTGTCGGACCTCTGCAAACAGTTTGGTATCTCCGAAGCAACAGCTCGTAGAGACCTGCAATTACTGCAAAATTCGGGTGAGATACGCCGGACTCATGGTGGGGCACTCGGCGAGTATGATCGCAATGTCGTTTCTTTTCAGCAACGGATGCAGAGTCATTCAGAGTGCAAGGACCGCGTTGCTAAGCGGGCGGTGAGTCTCGTGGCTGATGGGATGACTCTCTACTTGGATATAGGAAATACACTCTTTCGCGCAGCTCGTTACATTTTAGAACGCTCTTTTGAGCAGATTACGATCATCACGAATAATCTGCCGGCAGCGCAGCAGTTGAGCGATCATCCGGGCATTCGTTTGATTCTTACCGGGGGTGAGTTTCTCAGCCGTCAGTCCACACTGCTAGGTGAATACACGGTGAACTTTGTGAAGCAGTTCCCGTTCGATTTGTCTCTGATGAGTGCCGAGGGGATGACGACCAATTCGGTTTGGAACTCCTCGAAGGAGATAGTCGATTTTCAGCAAGCAGTGATGCATGCCTCCCATCGCTCCGCATTGTGTATCGACAGTTCAAAACTGTCTGTGACGACGCTTTATGAGTCAGCGAAAGTGGAGATGTTCGCCCATATAGTGACGGATGCGAAAGCGGCAGATCTGAAGAAGAAGAATATTCTGATCGGTCAAGACCGGCTCATCGAGGCCTGA
- a CDS encoding COX15/CtaA family protein has translation MAFLDWPLSNGSLNPERWMSQPDQAAEHSHRLLGMKLGLLAIISVVWHAVREERKAVRVTSYVLLAAVVSQGVLGGLRVLLDQLNHDFDSNVIAQSFAIAHACGAQIVFCILAALAVMHSPMWFRREAAAVDGIDRVRALGWASTTALFLQILVGAIMRHNHAGLAISTFPMATETSLLPAIWNFHISIHFAHRAGALIATAILVAFFVQVWKRPALRAELKGNAVLMLSILAFQIYLGALTIWTGRNPHAATVHMLVGAFLMGSTWIMTFRLYQFQQVAAYCVGRPERRRSPVDVKQPAEQGV, from the coding sequence ATGGCTTTTCTGGATTGGCCGCTTTCTAATGGCTCGTTGAATCCAGAGCGTTGGATGTCACAGCCCGATCAAGCCGCGGAACACAGTCACCGCCTTTTAGGCATGAAGCTCGGCCTCTTGGCTATCATCTCAGTAGTGTGGCATGCAGTCCGCGAGGAGCGTAAGGCAGTGAGGGTGACGAGCTATGTGCTGCTGGCAGCCGTTGTTTCCCAGGGTGTTTTGGGAGGCCTCCGCGTTCTCTTGGACCAGCTTAATCATGATTTTGACTCGAACGTCATCGCTCAGAGCTTTGCGATAGCTCACGCTTGCGGGGCCCAGATTGTCTTTTGTATTCTGGCTGCACTCGCTGTGATGCACAGTCCCATGTGGTTTCGACGTGAGGCCGCTGCTGTGGATGGGATTGACCGAGTCCGTGCTCTGGGATGGGCCTCGACAACTGCTTTATTTCTGCAAATCCTTGTAGGAGCGATCATGCGGCACAACCATGCCGGCCTGGCCATCTCGACCTTTCCGATGGCGACCGAGACGTCGCTTTTGCCGGCAATTTGGAATTTTCACATCAGCATACATTTCGCTCACCGAGCGGGAGCTCTTATCGCAACAGCTATACTCGTTGCGTTTTTCGTACAGGTTTGGAAACGACCAGCTCTCCGAGCGGAGCTTAAAGGCAATGCGGTGCTGATGCTGTCGATTCTAGCGTTTCAGATTTACTTAGGAGCGCTCACAATCTGGACCGGACGTAACCCGCATGCCGCGACTGTGCATATGCTTGTGGGCGCATTTTTAATGGGGAGCACCTGGATCATGACCTTCCGCCTTTATCAATTTCAACAAGTGGCCGCCTATTGTGTGGGGCGCCCTGAACGCAGGCGAAGTCCTGTCGATGTTAAACAACCCGCTGAACAAGGCGTCTGA